In Theileria equi strain WA chromosome 3, complete sequence, the genomic window CAGAACTGAATGATATACACGAAAATATGAAGGATAGGATTCCTGCAAATCTCATTCCTATGAGGAGCTCAGAGGCAGGAAGAAGAGCCCATGAATTGGAGGCACATGGGGTCCAGGAATGGAGATTCGTAGAGGAAGATGTGCAGGTTTTGAGTAGATTCCAGGAATGTAAAGCGCAAGAATAGGAGGGTAATAATGGGTATTATGCTACATGTACCTTCAGTCCGCAAgaaaggaggaagaaggtCGTGTGTGCATGAATCCCAACCTTCTGCTCCAAAACTCttattcctccttcttctCTGGTCTATCCAGCTACCTGTAGAATTTCTGATGTAACAAAAGACTTGGAAATTCCCCAACAATGGCTATGGAATTCTCATGGCTCAAGTGTGTATCTGTCGgttctacacattcttccattttgATTTGTACAAGTGTATCGATGGTTGAACCTTGCAGAGGATTCATAGTTTCTTCGTCAGCTTTGCTGTCATTGTCGTTGCCCCTCCTCCTTCCTCCACATACTTCTGACACCCTTAACAGATGGAAGTCCAACTTGCCAAATGCTATTATCCTTGAAACTAGCACTGAGAACACACCTAAGACGTATGGATGTGTATGGTAGAAATTACGGTCTCTATGGACCACAGACAACCGTCTGGATTCTTTCGACGGTACTATAAATTACTGCATTGTGAGTTTATACAACTTTTGTGTATTTTTGTGTGATGCTTTTAACTATAATATTCTCCTTCTGGAGAGTAAATCCCAGTAGGTCATGTATCTTCCTCCCTATTCTCTTCACCAGCAGGTGCAGAAAGGTCCTTCATTGAGTGTAGCCTATGCTCGAAGTATCTCTtgtccacattcttccacatACTACCATCCTTCtcaaaacaaaaggtttCATCTCCAGCACCTCTAGTATAGACACTGAGAAGAGAGGGGTACCCTTCCCTGGAGAATAGGTAGGCACCTGtacatccttcttgagTGTCTGTAGCAGTCCAAAGCGTATCTCCGTTATCCACCACTGATACTATAGAAGATCCATCCTTGGGGACAAAAGCTCTATGATTCACTCCATGAATCCGATCACCAGCtagagagaataaagaagagtCCGGAGAAGAGATGTCCAGAGTGGTTCCTTCTAGTCCTTTAACGGTTTCTTTAGGTACAACATTACGGAGTTTCTTCTGAGTAACTTGTAATGGTCTCTCTCCAAGTTGAACCTCTGAGGGAACCTGTAATGGTCTCTCTCCATTCATCTCTGGAAAGTGTTCATGTAGCCACTTTTCCAACAATGGTGCCAAAATAGGGACAATCTGAATGGCAACCATATGATGTCCACATCCCTTCCATTCTACGAGTTTTGCAACCTTACTTTCCTTGAGTCTCTTATTAaccatcttccttggacCCTTTACGTCACAGTGGTTATCATCAATAGTATGGATAAATAGTGTTGGTAAATCTTTGGGATAAAACTGTTTCCTATGATTCTTCATAGCCCTTCTGCATGCACTAAAAGGAGACATCGCCATATTTCTAGTGTATCGATCACTATAATAAAGTGGGTCAGTATGATAATCGGCAAATCTTTCAAAGTGGAGAGCAATgttatatggatattgGTATGGACTCTTTGATTTTGGATCCATCCAGGCGATAGCCTCTTCAAATGGTCTTGCTACTTGTTTGTACCACACATCAAGGTATGGATCAACATTAAGCATGGCAGAAAGACCAATTAGACCatccacaaattttgcattgGGATTCTTTGTctccttgtaaaacttttgcacAGCTCTTATAACCATATTTCCTCCCATTGAATAACCCATGAAGATGATCTTTCTATTAGTCTCATGACTAGCTATTACTGTGGTATCATCCCACTCTTCATTAGGatatccaaatttaccCCTCCTCATTATACTTACAAACTGAAGtaaatcataaatataaTCCATGAATTGCTCGGTATGACATCTTCGTTCAGTCTTGGATTCGGAAAAGCCATGTGACTGATGGTCATAACAGTAGACGTTATATCCAAGTCTATTAAGGGCTTCTACAAAGGTAGCCCTGTATTGAGACCTGTGAAGAATATCTAGCGGGTTCATTCCTTCTAGGGTCTTGTACTCAAAGTAAGATCTATAGCGTTCTGCATTTGATACCTTCTTGACAGTTACTGgttcatcaaaaatactGCAATAGGGGAATATCTCGAAGCCATAACGCTCATAGTTCCAGTCCATGTTAAATGTGAGAAAGTCTGACGTAAGATGTGAACGAGCTCCATggacaagaagaatgtctGCTTTGGCATCTTCAACTCTGGAGGCATATGTTGCAATCTTTATACCTTGcttattcttaaaactgCTCATTATGATTTTTCCGTCACCCTTGTGAGTGTAAATTGGATTATTCCTACCGGCCAAAATGTCCTCGTATTCATCCTTGGTGATAGTCACCCACTTTCCATCAAGTTTTCCGTAATAGATAATTTTATTCTCCTTCTTGGTATTCGTGGTAAATAGAGCACCAAGTGAGGTGTCATCACCTATACCATGAAAACTAAAGTGGACGGAGAATCTGTCATCCGAAGACTCCCAGATGATATCCTTACCCTGCACtaccttgttcattctaAATCCCGGAAGAACATGGTGTCTGTTTTCTACTATAATGTCAACTTGGTATTTgtcaatgaagaagagtttttcATCAACATTGGATATGTCCAGAGTAACCCTATCATCGAAGGTTGACCTGTCAAAGCCAGCCTTGGCTAAGTCTTCCAGATACCCATTCTTGTCAACAGACTTCCATGACCCACTCATCttggagtagtagaggatattctcattctcataTGGGTCCTTTGTGACTATCCAGAGGAGTTTATGATCTCCCTCTCTGGGATAAAGAGTGAGTTTGGTACACCACTCAtccttctttttcttccatatgGTAGTACCACCACGGTTTTTGGTCTTAATTTCTGATACCCTAGTCGTACTTCTGGTTCCATAAACTGCAAAGGGGGACTTGGGAGACTCATTAATATAAAAGTTCCAGTCGCTTTTTCCTTCATCAAGTTTGAAGGTCTTCTTGTCAAAATCATGATTAATG contains:
- a CDS encoding hypothetical protein (encoded by transcript BEWA_004030A), producing MKALILCLFFLLYEASVASITGSKNSPAKTAGVTLDINKPDLSIFETFNLKPHNIETPSYTAKSDCFIDKVVEGDTTICECSPKGAFVKVTHCIRKDLLDLIHVYTIDLNGTKNACYFLKKDGKWSSIGEEEFYDHFNALSIINHDFDKKTFKLDEGKSDWNFYINESPKSPFAVYGTRSTTRVSEIKTKNRGGTTIWKKKKDEWCTKLTLYPREGDHKLLWIVTKDPYENENILYYSKMSGSWKSVDKNGYLEDLAKAGFDRSTFDDRVTLDISNVDEKLFFIDKYQVDIIVENRHHVLPGFRMNKVVQGKDIIWESSDDRFSVHFSFHGIGDDTSLGALFTTNTKKENKIIYYGKLDGKWVTITKDEYEDILAGRNNPIYTHKGDGKIIMSSFKNKQGIKIATYASRVEDAKADILLVHGARSHLTSDFLTFNMDWNYERYGFEIFPYCSIFDEPVTVKKVSNAERYRSYFEYKTLEGMNPLDILHRSQYRATFVEALNRLGYNVYCYDHQSHGFSESKTERRCHTEQFMDYIYDLLQFVSIMRRGKFGYPNEEWDDTTVIASHETNRKIIFMGYSMGGNMVIRAVQKFYKETKNPNAKFVDGLIGLSAMLNVDPYLDVWYKQVARPFEEAIAWMDPKSKSPYQYPYNIALHFERFADYHTDPLYYSDRYTRNMAMSPFSACRRAMKNHRKQFYPKDLPTLFIHTIDDNHCDVKGPRKMVNKRLKESKVAKLVEWKGCGHHMVAIQIVPILAPLLEKWLHEHFPEMNGERPLQVPSEVQLGERPLQVTQKKLRNVVPKETVKGLEGTTLDISSPDSSLFSLAGDRIHGVNHRAFVPKDGSSIVSVVDNGDTLWTATDTQEGCTGAYLFSREGYPSLLSVYTRGAGDETFCFEKDGSMWKNVDKRYFEHRLHSMKDLSAPAGEENREEDT